From the genome of Bubalus kerabau isolate K-KA32 ecotype Philippines breed swamp buffalo chromosome 13, PCC_UOA_SB_1v2, whole genome shotgun sequence:
TGTCAACACTGttactatttgtctttttgtgaagTGGTATcatactgtggttttgatttacctTTCCCTAGTatctaatgatgttgaacatcttttcatgggcttatTGACCATGTATCTATTTTCGTTGGAGAACTGTCTATtgaaatcttttgcccatttttaaactggattatttttctttttattgttgagtcatGAGACCTCTTTCTAgcaatatattctggatacaagtcctttataTTCTGCTTCTACAAACTGAAATTCTCATACTGAAGTtctttttgttacattctttttCAAAGTGAAATCTTCTGCAGATACTACATTTGCTGGAACAAAACCTTGCACATACCACCATCAGAGACTGTCCAAGCATGAGAGTGGACACTAGAATCTTAGTTACAATCCCAGAACTTCACATTCAGAACCCTTTGACATAgcaatttaaaaaagcaatcaGTTAATAAAGGAAGTAATTAAAGAGCATTACAAAAGCAAAAactgggctttcccggtggctcagtggtaaagaatccacctgccaatgcaggagacaagcgTTTaacccctgatccgggaagattccacatgctgtgtgcgcaactattgagcctgtgctctagagcccaggagctgcagctactgaagccctcacaccctagagctggtgctccccaacaagagaagccaccgcgatgagaagcctgcacgctgcaactagagtagcccctgcttgtcgCAACTAAAGACAAGCcagtacagcaacaaagacccagctcagccaaaaataaatacatttattttttaaaaatttcaaaacttgATAAAGTTGCTTCATGAACACTAGACATTACATTACCTGCAATAAAGTAAGAGTGATTACCATAATAAAACTATAGTTGCAATGGTGCCCAGTCATATAATTTCTATCATAAAGATAATGTCTCAGTCAAGAACATTAGTCATCTCAGAAGTTATTTACTTCAAAGTTGCCAGAGGTAGAAATATACCTACAAACAAACTTTAAGACTATCCCAGGGAGGGTCCTTTGTGATATCAAGATTGTATCAATGGGGAAAACACATCTGAAAACAAGCAAGATTTGTAAACGGAGGGAAaacatgtatatctatggctgattcatactgatgtatggcaaaagccatcacagtattgtaaaggaattatcctccaattaaaataaataaatattttaaaaaatcctatatatataatacatacatatatacacatgcaatatacatgtatgtattttatagGAACTAAAATCTACATTtgtttatggaaaaaaaattacataattttttaaagttaaaaggtgacttttaaaaaacttaggtacattaaaaataataatcctcTCCAAAACAAAGAAACCTAGAATTAAGAAGGTCAAGATAGCAGCAATTATTCAGTAAGTGAAGGTTAGTGTCTGTCTCCTCCAAAGCCTGCTATCTCATAAATGCAGGCCACTGGCCACAAAGAGAAATAGGACAACACGTGCAGGAGGATCAACGCAAAGCCATCACTACCGTGGACAAGCAGCTCCAAGAATGCCCATTCTGGACCCAGGATTAATGATGTCAGAGGCCCATGTGAAGGACAGGCCTGCTCGGTGGTGACTATAGGGGCTTGACTGACTGCACACATCTatcacacattttaaaagaaggttaagtgatttgccaatgcaggggacatgggttcggctcctggtctgggaagattccacatgcaactgagcacatgtgccgcaactactgaagcctgagcatccTAGAGCCCAAGCTCCCAACAAGAgaagaagtcaccacaatgagaagcctgcccactgcaacaccgcaactagagcatagcccctgctcactacaACTAAAGAAAGTCTGTGTAGCaccgaagacccagggcagccataaacaaataagGTTTTCTCtcacatattatatattttcagAGAACTTTGAAAAATCCTATTTTACcctatttatatctttaaatactGAGAAAAAGTGTTTCTGAAATAAAGGCTATAACatctatcatttaaaatataaaagcacaAATTTTGGATTAGGTATCAGATAGTTCGCAAACATGTTACATATGTTAATTCACTTACCTgttacaacaaccctatgaagtcGGTACTGcaatcacccccattttacagacacatAAACTAAGGCAGAAAGTGACTTAGGTAGAGCTAAAATTCATGGTCTGTCTGACTCTGGGGTCTGTGCTAAATTTCATTATTACCAAAGTGACTACTActacttgaaaaaataaacactgaaCTAAAACTTAGAACTTAGTTGCTATTAGACAGTAAATCTCTTTTCTCTCTATAGTACTATGGAAAGTACCTTTGATGACTCATcctaaaaatgaaagataaaaaagtAACCAGGCCAGTAGACTGGGAAATAAATTTCTGAGTGCAATTCTCATTTCTTTGTTTGATGATGTTCTCATTCACTTTGTGACATAAACTAAGACAAGGGAAGTCTATGTTTTCTTAAGTAACATTCCCTGGGATAGTTCAAACTGAATGAGATCACCAAGAAAAAGGCAGAGAGGACAAAATAAACCCAGCTGCTGTGACTCTGCTTGGGGAATCAATTACCAAGAGGGTAGTCAAATTCTATTGGAGTTTGTTCTCAATGCAAAAAAAGATGCATTCCAAACCTCAAGTGTAAATCcattatttagattttaaaacatgATCTATTTAACCCATGATGTTCTTTAAGAATAGTACTGTAATAATATTACAACAAGATTAGATTTAGCAAAGTTTGGCTTTTCTGTAGTCAAGCTCCCAGTAAGTTATCAAAAACACATTTCCTCACAAGGAGGACATGTGAGGGAGATTTGTCTCTCCCTTCCCATGAGCTAGGTGTGAGGGACACCCCTCACCTCCCTCTGCCTAGGAAACCAATGGCATCCACAGAGTGAGAGCCCCTGTGCCAAGGAAGCAGGGTCAGGGAGAGGCAGTTGCTCTAAGAGGCAAAGGCACTGCATCCAGTCTCCTAATACAACAATCCCTGGCCTTCCTCAATGACAAAAGGCATCAGGGCTTCATCTTTCTCACTCTGGAACCCTATGTTCATTTTTGTTCTTGAGATTCCATCTTCAGATTCTCTAATTTGGTGTCAATTATGGGATTTGTGCTCTCAAGTCACCCTTAATTTCCATTAGGAAAGCTCCTTCCTAGAGCACctctccattttctcttttttccacttaAACCTTGTAGGGAAGGAAAAAGGTGTCTAATTGATAAGAACGTACCTCCtaggagaaaaatacaaataatataccTCCCACTGCACACACGCAAAAATAAATTCcttaattgtcttttaatttttttttctttttaaaagacaattcTAGGCATTCTTTCACAATAGTTAGTGTCGGGTTATATGAACAGGACTCctagaagcaaaaaataaatttgagaaagaTGCTATTAACAACCATCTGTGGGGAAAGTTGAGGAATTGCTGATTTGGCCTTTCTGTTCCTGCAAAGCACCTGGAAACATTACTGGAGTAAAAAGAGGAGAATTGAGTCTGAAGGGAATGGTAGGTTgtgaacaaaagcagaagatgtCAAAATGGCACAAACAGGAAAGGAAGTGTTCTCCACCTCTGTCTGGGCAAGGGTTTATTCATAACTCACACAGGAGTCCCTAACAAGTTCGGAGACCATTAATAAATGAAAGCTGGGGTCCGCGTGTATCCCACATACCAAACTCTGGAGGAAATCCAAGGAGATTTGCTATTTCTTTAGGAGTGAAAAATCGAAGTTGAAGCATTGACAATCTCATTATCTTTTCTTCTTGTGACAAACTGGTAAGGGATTTGTAGATATTCTCAATCTGTAGGAAAACATCCATGATAACgaataagtaataaataattaatagaaTGCAATTAATTTGTTAAGATAATATCATCTGCTGTGAGGCAGTTTAAAAATGATGAACATACAGTCCACCATAACACACAGAAGCCCAGGGTAAGAAGTCTGTGCAATGAACTGTATAATTGGCTCTTCAAGGGTAAGATAAactctgaaaacaaacaaaagcttgaTGTTGAACAGATCAGGATACTTTCAGTGTGTCTGTCATTTTTGGTCTTTCAAAAATTCACTCataagaatataaataataaataaataacaatataatATAAGAGAAAAATAGTGAAAGGAACTTGGTCAACCAGTAAGTCAGTTTTACAATGCAGTCGTTTGAATGTTTATGGTTTATGACTAATTTTATCAAATTAAGACATTTTCTTAAagtgataaaatatatttaataaatatgattTCTCAAATTCTGACATTTGTTTGCCTCTGATACGGTTTTTACCATGGGTAAATTTTATTAACAGTTAAAGAGTTTAAATcagcataaaataaaatgtgatttcaCTGCAGAACTATTCAGATGTATATAAAACTTACAATACATCAAGCTTGTATTCAACCATAACACCTCAAAGAATTTGCAATTGAAGTATTAATAAACAGCCTTgctaaaatagatttatttttcccTAAAAGGCATTTTTATAATATGTGCTCCAAAAGAAGGCTTTAATATTTGTGTGTAATCTTAGAGAACATTAAGTACTGTACTCTGCATTTCAAATTACCCTCTATGGAATATAAAAAGAGGGGCAAAAggtaaggaaaaaaagtaaaaatataaaacacttctTGTACATATACCCATACCTAGCAACAAGAAAAAGACTTATTCTATAGTAAATAATTATTATACACATATTCATTCCAATTGAATATGTAAAATTCTTTTAACATTCTCAAATTTTaagtagtaaataaaattttattttaaaatattttcaaaatatttaagtaCTGAAACCACGCACAGTACCtgcacatcctctgtcgtctgtaACACAGATCCTGTCCCTTCTATGTAGCGTCCATAACTGAAGAATTAACACAAATATTTTGTAACATCTGCTTGTTAATGAtagatttcttaaatatttcttgaatgaatcaATTTTACATAGCTACATCTTTCTGAAATATTCTGAATAATATCACATAAATAtgctttataattaaaaaaattaggtgAAAGACTTAAGATCATATTTAAACTTCTCAGACACTAAACTTGACAAAGTTTTTTGTTGTGTAAATAATATTTGCATTATGcattattgtcatttttataaaatgtcagtttttaaatgttcatcACATTTAAATGCACAGGAAGTATGCATTAGTTACAACTTTTATATCCAAATACTATTCAGTACTAGCATCCCTGACACATTAGACCAAATGTTATGAAGGTGAAAATGAATAGCAGCTATTTTTCTTCAGATGCCTGAAGCATCATTTCTTCTCATGAACCCAAAACCCTATTCTCTCCAGCCCAGGACAGACTCAGGCTCATCAAACATGTATCTACCTCCTACTGTAACACCGTATGTTTTAACTATTTATCCTGCAACAGTCAGACTActgttttaaaaaactatattaaaaatacaaaacactaCAGAAATATAAGATATTAGTAGTATTTCTTATAGTACAATCACTGCCAAACTGGCTGCatgatattttatcattttttcctaatagatgaatttaaaatataaattaaagaaagtcACATCAGAGAAAAGCTGTTTCCTTATATATCATGTGTGTGTCTGCTTATATTATCTACACTAAAATAGACTTTCACATTAAAGCCTCTTTTATaccatttttataattataaaagaatttcaaggtttttttttttttaattacaaaagtgATAAGTCCTGTTTTATGAGAGTCCCAAAGAGAATCTATCAGACTTGGAAACAAACAACAGCTGACTGAAGTCTTTTAAGGTGATGGAAAAAGCAATAAACCTATTCCCCTAGAAGTACAAGGGCAGAGTATGAGAAAATCAGGATAAGcctcatatgattatctcagggGCAGAGTGTCAAGACAACTAGCTAGCAAGTAAAGAGAGAAGGTTTTAATGTTTAAATCATAAAACTACCTATCAAATGAGTTTGAGTGGTATTAACAAAGAAGAGGCAGGGATCTTTTATAAATTCTTCTCcaagaaagaaggggaaaccCTTCTTTCtaggtttaaaaagaaacttgaaaaacacatttattaaCACTTGGGAAATAAGCCAAAGGCTATATCCCCTAAATGTCcagtaaaataaattatgatataccTATACCATGAGTATAGCAAAATTCTTAGGCAATAATACCCAAATTACATTGTATGGTCAAAAAAATGGGTGCATAATAATGATTATAATATGCTACAATTTACTTAAAGAAGGGggtaaaaatatacatgtatatttagatACCCTGTACACAACACCTCTGGAAGATCAGACAGTAAACTGAAATCATCGGTTGCATGTAGGGATGGAAACTGGATGAACaagaggcagagaggaaaggAGTCTTACAATCTCAGTTCCTTTTGAAATTTGAACCATGAGAACATAACTACTTAcccaaaaactaaagaaaatttaaagtgcTCTAATGTGCTCCAGATTATTCAATCTTATTTCttgatattaaaatttaatttcttcttgtACACTGATTATGAAAGTGGACAGAAATTTTTGAGGTACCACAAAAAGAAAGGTGGTAAAAAATTTGCGATTTGCCATCTACAGAGACCATGTTTTCACCATGGGTATGTTTCCACCGTGGGTAATTAAGCTCCTTCGAAGGTCGCCAAACAATGGCCTGGCCTTTCATGAGCACTTTCGTGGGCTGTGCACATGATGTTCTGCCAGAAGCAATTTTTACTTGTGCATTCTATTGGAACAGGAAGGCAGGCAATtaagggagaaaaacaaacaaacaaacacattctAGTAGAAACATTCTATAAAATGCTCCTTgtttccagaagaaataaaagagacaatAGCTATGAAAACTTGGTTACTTTGGGTATGTCTTGAGTAGAGACTCTAAAACTTACCCTTTTGTAAAGCACATGGATCTTCTGGAAGTGGGTTTAACAATGTCTAACAAAAGAGCATATCGCAGTAATGACTTTGGTGGTAAAAAGAATGAATGCTTGTCAATGTCATCTTCAAGAAAATCTTTTAGCATTCGCACAGAGAGATCGCTGTCCTGTTGATGTTTCCTGGCAATTTCTCCTGCAGTTTCAAGCTTAAAAAGAATGGTGTCTTTTCCAGAACATTGTGTGCTGCTATCAAAGCAAATATTtggttcagttttcttttcttcagttttcttttctgcatttattgcaTATTTAGGGGGATGTTCAGATTCAGTTTTGGGGAACTCCATCAGTACCtggcattaaataaaaatatataaattgtcaaaagctttcttaaaaataaaaaatgagttaaTAATATCCAGTCAACATTATGCAAAAAAAATTCTTTGGCTTTTACTGAGCTGTCATTAAAAAGATAGACATTGAGGTTTACTAGTAATTTATATAAGCTACTACAAGTTTTTCATCATATAATGATAGGCCATCAGTCTGTAGATAATTTATTTCATGAAATTACTGCTTTCTCTAGTAATAAGACCATTCAACAAAATAATAGGAAGTAGGCTGAATATACAGACAATATCATATTTGGAAAAGAAGTTGAGAAAGCAACAGGAACATTTCCAGAAATGTGTTTTGAATCAAAGCTTACCATTCGCCTtcgttaaaaaacaaaacaaaacacgaaaACATACACATGATCTAAAGGAAAATTAGTTATTAAAAATGATAAGCAGTCTTTGCCCTGAAAGGTTATTTCTATTCCTGAGCCCCATAGGAAAAACTTGTTCCTACAAAACAGGTAACCTTGTATAAAGTCCTATTTTGAGAAGGATAAAATAGTTTCAGGAATTTTTAATGATGAAATCTTGGTTAATATACTTTATACATTGTTTTTGGAATTATCCACATTGAAAGGGAGACACATTGCAATTGTATAATATAATACAGGCGTGTCTtccatcacctgcattggcaggcgggttctttatcactagtgccacctgggaagccccataatacaATACCCATGTGTGTAGTCACtcagtactgtccaactctttgtgaccctttggactgtagtccactgggcttctctgtccatggaatttttcaggcaagaatactaaagtgggttgccatttcctattccaggggattttcctgacccagggatcaaacccatgtcttctgtgtctcctgcattgcagacagattctttacccactgagccatcagggaagcataaAACTGGTATTGTGTTACAGGGGGATTCAAATGATACTACTGAACCCCTGTTAGTAGGACATGACTTTTAAGTTCTTACCTGTGATGATTACAGAGAGCTTCACTGAACCACTGAAACTCTGTTATCCACATCAAT
Proteins encoded in this window:
- the TRDMT1 gene encoding tRNA (cytosine(38)-C(5))-methyltransferase isoform X4 — protein: MKCTSTIFLTHSSWPRRLKIGLQGDVTDPRTNSFLYILDILPRLQKLPKYILLENVKGFEISSTRDLLIQTIENCGFQYQEFLLSPTSLGIPNSRLRYFLIAKLQPEPFPFQAPGQVLMEFPKTESEHPPKYAINAEKKTEEKKTEPNICFDSSTQCSGKDTILFKLETAGEIARKHQQDSDLSVRMLKDFLEDDIDKHSFFLPPKSLLRYALLLDIVKPTSRRSMCFTKGYGRYIEGTGSVLQTTEDVQIENIYKSLTSLSQEEKIMRLSMLQLRFFTPKEIANLLGFPPEFGFPEMTTVKQRYRLLGNSLNVHVVAKLIKILCD
- the TRDMT1 gene encoding tRNA (cytosine(38)-C(5))-methyltransferase isoform X5; translation: MILMSPPCQPFTRIGLQGDVTDPRTNSFLYILDILPRLQKLPKYILLENVKGFEISSTRDLLIQTIENCGFQYQEFLLSPTSLGIPNSRLRYFLIAKLQPEPFPFQAPGQVLMEFPKTESEHPPKYAINAEKKTEEKKTEPNICFDSSTQCSGKDTILFKLETAGEIARKHQQDSDLSVRMLKDFLEDDIDKHSFFLPPKSLLRYALLLDIVKPTSRRSMCFTKGYGRYIEGTGSVLQTTEDVQIENIYKSLTSLSQEEKIMRLSMLQLRFFTPKEIANLLGFPPEFGFPEMTTVKQRYRLLGNSLNVHVVAKLIKILCD